A part of Palaemon carinicauda isolate YSFRI2023 chromosome 8, ASM3689809v2, whole genome shotgun sequence genomic DNA contains:
- the LOC137645465 gene encoding uncharacterized protein: MPAEMAPLLGSPSQPIASQPGDSPFQNLSPLSVPLTSAVAEILFKSSSLPNPMFQTRPVISESLLISETTPEVLPRPSPSPFQQNPSTVSQPFSKQFNLFSSQSISPILSPALRTSPIPPPRSQIHLVRSIPYTPFFPSRNTVPVSSTQSTPKPRPSILPKSSPTTFLQSVSRTPVLPKPSPQISRSNLPRTISSVSLTVVSKSSPDPSLNSSEKTPGNLPTNSNLISELPTVHPGHVNAPLLETLSRMKTFHGSKVANSSPTDSLERLPIQGQAAQAHANFHRPLSNSHFQSSSETVEGGSNVRAQPLAMPQQHSSMPNKTQSLMLSKLFSPPSVHGQIETLSKHDLAQSKDMFSDHDSPLNHIAVMRNHPKMSHSHLLHGMDNPFSFMNRQHPHQQHQSDITATPTFFSMAPHTNHEIVSPTRQKDSVAEEEASEQGHSMDTSKELFDSITSSSTNLAFVLPPTATKSTKALRISPEQSVFPSGVPVSKPNGESGPLNIKPETSLENSLVARIPSHLPEGIKTTLLIDLLLRLRLYISVDHEPPKFIIT; the protein is encoded by the coding sequence ATGCCGGCTGAAATGGCACCTCTTTTAGGGTCACCATCTCAGCCTATAGCTAGTCAACCAGGTGATTCCCCGTTCCAAAATCTTAGCCCATTGTCCGTCCCCTTAACTTCAGCTGTTGCAGAAATTCTTTTTAAATCCAGTTCCCTTCCTAATCCAATGTTTCAGACTAGGCCAGTTATATCTGAATCCCTCCTAATTTCAGAGACCACCCCTGAAGTTCTACCTAGACCCTCTCCTTCACCATTCCAACAGAATCCTTCCACTGTTTCCCAGCCCTTTTCAAAACAATTCAATTTATTTTCTTCTCAATCCATTTCTCCCATTCTCTCTCCAGCTCTCCGAACCTCTCCTATCCCTCCTCCTCGTTCTCAAATCCATTTAGTACGTTCCATTCCATACACTCCTTTCTTTCCTTCTAGAAATACTGTCCCCGTCTCTTCTACCCAATCTACACCTAAACCTCGCCCGTCAATTCTACCCAAGTCTTCTCCAACAACTTTTCTACAATCAGTTTCTAGAACTCCAGTTTTGCCTAAGCCCTCTCCCCAAATTTCTCGTTCTAATCTCCCCAGAACTATATCCTCAGTATCCCTTACTGTCGTTTCTAAATCCTCACCTGACCCTTCTCTAAATTCTTCCGAAAAAACACCAGGGAATCTACCAACAAATTCAAACTTGATCAGTGAGCTTCCAACCGTCCACCCTGGCCACGTGAATGCTCCATTGCTAGAAACACTGTCACGAATGAAAACCTTCCATGGATCGAAAGTCGCAAACTCATCCCCAACTGATTCTCTTGAAAGGTTGCCCATTCAAGGTCAGGCTGCTCAGGCTCATGCCAACTTTCACCGACCATTGAGCAACTCACATTTCCAATCTTCAAGTGAAACAGTTGAAGGGGGTTCTAATGTCAGAGCACAACCCTTAGCTATGCCGCAGCAGCATTCATCAATGCCTAATAAAACGCAATCACTTATGTTATCAAAGCTATTCTCACCACCATCTGTTCATGGCCAGATTGAAACTTTAAGTAAGCATGATCTTGCTCAATCAAAGGATATGTTTAGTGATCATGATTCCCCTTTAAATCATATTGCCGTAATGAGAAACCACCCCAAGATGAGTCATTCTCACCTTCTACATGGTATGGACAACCCCTTTTCTTTCATGAACCGCCAACATCCCCACCAGCAGCATCAATCCGACATAACTGCCACACCGACATTTTTCTCAATGGCACCACACACGAATCATGAAATTGTATCTCCGACAAGGCAAAAAGATTCAGTAGCCGAGGAAGAAGCTTCTGAACAAGGTCATTCCATGGACACTTCCAAGGAACTTTTTGATTCCAttacttcttcttctactaatTTAGCGTTCGTACTACCACCAACTGCCACTAAATCAACCAAGGCACTTAGAATTTCCCCAGAGCAATCCGTTTTCCCTTCAGGAGTTCCAGTGTCCAAACCAAATGGAGAGTCAGGACCACTAAACATTAAACCCGAGACGTCCCTTGAAAACTCCTTGGTTGCAAGAATTCCAAGCCATCTTCCAGAAGGCATCAAGACAACTCTCCTCATTGACCTTCTTCTGAGACTACGATTATATATTTCAGTTGATCATGAACCTCCTAAATTCATAATAACCTGA